TGGAAGCGCAGGTGGAGGCGCGCGCGTTGATGATGTCCACCAACAACATCCTCTCGCCGGCCAACGGCAAGCCCATCATCGTGCCTTCGCAGGACATCGTCCTGGGCCTCTACTACCTCACGCGCGAGCGTCCGAACGTCAAGGGAGTGGGCAGTGTGCTGGCGAGCCCGGCGGAGGTCCGCATCGCCTACGATCAGGGCGAGGTGCACCTGCAGGCGCGCGTGCGCGTGCGCATCGAAGGCCAGATGCACGATTCCACGGTGGGGCGCGTGCTGCTCTACGAGATCGTGCCGCCGCAGATTTCGTTCGGTGAAGTCAACCACGTGATGAAGAAGAAGGAGTTGGGGAATCTCATCGACCTCAGCTACCGGCTCGCGGGCAACAAGGCCACGGTCATCTTCGCGGACAGGCTCAAGGACATGGGCTACGGCTACGCCACCAAGGCCGGCGCGTCCATCGCGCTCAAGGACATGGTGATCCCGGCCAGCAAGGAGCGGCTGCTGAAGCAGGCGTACGGCAGCGTCCAGGAAATCGACGAGCAGTACAACAACGGCCTCATCACCGACGGCGAGCGGTACAACAAGGTCGTGGACATCTGGGCGGAGGTCACCGACCGGATATCCGACGAGATGCTGCGCGACCTCGGGACGGAGACCGTCACGGATGAAGATGGCCGTACCATGCGGGTGCCCAACTTCAATCCGATCTTCATGATGGCGGACTCGGGCGCGCGCGGCAGCGCGCAGCAGATCCGGCAATTGGCCGGCATGCGCGGCCTGATGGCGAAACCCTCCGGCGAGATCATCGAGACCCCCATTACCGCCAACTTCCGCGAGGGGCTGACGGTCCTGCAGTACTTCATCTCCACCCACGGAGCGCGCAAGGGTCTCGCGGACACCGCTCTCAAGACCGCCAACTCGGGGTATCTCACGCGGCGGCTCGTGGACGTGGCGCAGGACGCCATTATCACCTCCGATGACTGCGGCACCCTGGACGGCATCGAAATGGCGCCCCTCATGGAGGGCGGCGAAGTAATCGAGCCCCTGGGCGACCGCGTCCTGGGGCGGGTGGCGCTCGAGGAGATCAAGGACCCGTTCAGCGGCGAGGTCATCGTCAAGGCCAACCAGGAGATCGACGAGGCCCTGGTGCAGCGTATCGAGGACGCGGGTCTGGAGCGCATATGGATCCGCTCGGTGCTCACCTGCCAGTCCAAGAAGGGCGTGTGCGTGATGTGCTACGGGCGCGATCTCGCCCGCGGCGAGATGGTGAACGCCGGCGAGGCCATCGGCGTCATCGCCGCGCAGTCCATCGGCGAGCCCGGCACCCAGCTCACCATGCGTACCTTCCACATCGGCGGCACCGCGAGCCGGCGCGCCGAGCAGACCACCCTGGAACCGCGCACGGACGGATACGTGAAGCTCATCAACGTGAGCACCGTCACGGACCGGGACGGCGAGCTGGTGGTCATGAACCGGAATGGCGAGATCGCCATCGTCGACTACCCCGAGGGTGGCTCGGACAAGTCCCGGGAAAGGGAGCGGGAGCGCTACCCGCTGGTCTACGGCGCCCGGCTCAAGAAACCGGACGGTTTCGCGGTCAAGGCGGGCGAGTTGCTGGCGGAGTGGGATCCGTACACGATCCCCATCATCACCGAGCTCTCCGGTTCCGTGAAGTTCGGCGACATCCTCGAAGCCACCACCATGGAAGAGAAGGTGGACGAGCGCACCGGCCTCTCCACCAAGGTCATCGTGGACTTCAAGGACATCGACAAGCGCCCGCGCATTTCCATCAAGGACGACGGCGGCAAGACCGCCCGGCTCTCGAACAACGCCGAGGCGCGCTACATGCTGCCGGTGGGTGCCCACATCAACGTCGTCGAGCATCAGGAGGTGACCGCGGGCGACGTGCTGGCGAAGATCCCGCGCGAGACCACCAAGACCAAGGACATCACCGGTGGACTGCCGCGCGTGGCGGAGCTGTTCGAGGCGCGGAAGCCCAAGGAGTTCGCGGTCATCAGCGAGATCGACGGCGTCGTGTCCTTCGGGCGCGACACCAAGGGCAAGCGCAAGGTCGTGGTGACGCCGGACATCGGCGAACCGCGCGACTACCTGATTTCCAAGGGGAAACACATCAGCGTGCACGAGGGCGACCGGGTGCGCGCGGGCGAGGCGCTGATGCAGGGCTCCTCCAATCCGCATGACATCCTGGGAATCCTCGGGGAGAAGGCGCTGGCCAAGTACCTCGTGGACGAGATTCAGGAGATCTACCGGCTGCAGGGCGTGCGCATCAACGACAAGCACATCGAGGTCATCGTCAAGCAGATGCTCCGGCGCGTGCGCATCAAGGAGAGCGGCGACAGCGAGTTCCTGGCGGGCGATCAGGTGGAGAAGTGGCGCTTCGAGGAAGAGAACCAGCGCGTGCTGGCGGAAAGCGGCAAGCCCGCGGTGGCGGAACCGCTTCTCCTGGGGATCACCAAGGCGTCGCTGTCCACCGACAGCTTCATCTCGGCGGCGTCGTTCCAGGAAACCACCAAGGTCCTGACGGAGGCGGCCATCAACGGCAGGCTCGATCCGCTCTCCGGGCTGAAGGAAAACGTGATCATGGGGAAGCTGATACCGGCGGGCACGGGTCTGGCCGAGTACAACGCCCTGCGCGTCGAATCCGACGAGGAACTGGAGGAGATCGACGTCTCCGAGGTGGAAGTGGCCTGATGGTTGACAACTTACGGAAGTTCCGATAAAATCGGCGGTTTATTGCAAGTTGACTCACCGCCACGGGAAACGTGTATGCCTACGATCAATCAGTTAGTGCGCAAGGGGCGCGAGCTCCAGAGAAAGAAGAATACGGCGCCCGCGCTTCAGGGCTGTCCCCAGAAACGGGGCGTGTGCACGCGCGTGTACACCTCGACCCCCAAGAAGCCCAACTCGGCGTTGCGCAAGGTCGCCCGCGTGCGGTTGACCAACGGCAGCGAGGTGACGTCCTACATCCCGGGCATGGGGCACAACCTCCAGGAGCACTCCGTCGTCCTGATCAGGGGCGGCCGGGTGAAGGACCTTCCGGGCGTGCGCTACCACATCATTCGCGGAGCGCTGGACTCCATCGGTGTTCAGGAGCGCCGTCAGGGCCGCTCCAAGTACGGAGCCAAGAGGCCGAAGTAGGGAAATGCCGCGCAAGGGTGAAATAAAGCGAAGAGAGCTGCTGCCCGATCCCAAGTTCGGGGACAAGCTCGTCACGAAGTTCATCAACAACATGATGAACCGCGGCAAGAAGAGCACCGCCGAGGGCATCCTGTACCGTTCGCTGGACATCATCGCGGACAAGGCCAAGACGGAGCCGCTGGGAGTGTTCAAGCGGGCGGTGGACAACACCAAACCGATGGTGGAAGTCCGGTCGCGGCGGGTCGGCGGCGCCACCTACCAGGTGCCGGTGGAGGTGCGTCCGGATCGGCGCCTGTCCCTCAGCCTGCGCTGGCTCATCAGCGCCGCCCGGTCCAGGAGCGAGAAGTCCATGGACGAGAAGCTCGCCGCCGAGTTGATGGACGCCGCCAACCAGCGCGGGAACGCCGTCAAGAAGAAAGAAGACACGCACAGGATGGCCGAGGCGAACCGCGCCTTTGCCCATTACCGCTGGTAGCCACCAGTACAAACATCGTCCAGTAAAGGAGGCGGTTGAACCGCCTCCTTTTTTTGCCGTCGTCCAGAAGACGCCACCAATGAGCAGACAGATACCACTCGACCGGACCCGCAACATCGGGATCATGGCCCACATCGATGCCGGCAAGACCACCACGACGGAGCGCGTGTTGTTCTACACCGGCATCAACTACAAGCTGGGGGAAGTGCACGACGGCACCGCGACCATGGACTGGATGGTCCAGGAGCAGGAGCGCGGGATCACCATCACGTCGGCGGCCACCACTTGTCACTGGCATGACCACCGGATCAACATCATCGATACCCCCGGCCACGTGGACTTCACCATCGAGGTCGAGCGTTCGTTGCGGGTGCTGGACGGGGCCATCGCGGTGTTCTGCTCCGTGGGAGGGGTCGAGCCCCAGACCGAAACCGTATGGCGGCAGGCCGACAAGTACGGCGTCCCGCGCATCGCGTACATCAACAAGATGGACCGCGTCGGCGCCGACTTTTTCCGGGTAGTGAAGATGATCGAGGACAGGCTCGGAGCCCGGCCGCTGATCACCCAGCTCCCGGTGGGAGCGGAAGACCACTTCCAGGGAGTGGTGGATCTGGTGCGGATGAAGGCCCTCCTCTGGGACAATGAGAATCTCGGCGCCAGCTACCGCGAAGCACCCATACCGGAGGAGTTGCGCGCCCAGGCGGACGATTATCGCGATCTGCTGCTGGAGACGCTGTCCGATTGCGACGACGAGATCATGACCGCCTATCTCCAGGGCGAGGAAATCTCCGAGGAGCGGCTGGTCCGGGCCATTCGCGGCGCCGGGCTGAAGCTGGACCTCGTGCCGGTGCTGTGCGGCGCGGCCTTCCGCAACAAGGGCGTACAGCCGTTGCTGGACGCGGTCGTGGACTATCTTCCGTCGCCGCTCGACGTTCCGCCGATCCGCGGGACGGTGCCCGACCGCGGCGACGACGCCGTGCGCGAGACCTCCGATGACGCGCCGTTCGCCGCCTTGGCCTTCAAGATCATGGCGGATCCGTTCGTGGGAACGCTGACCTTCTTCCGGGTCTATTCGGGAAGCCGGAGTTCCGGGTCGTTCGTCTACAACGCATCCACCGGCCAGCGCGAGCGTGTCGGCCGCATTCTCAAGATGCACGCCAACAAGCGCGAGGAGATCGACGAGGTCTGCGCCGGAGACATCGCCGCCGCCGTCGGCCTGCGCAGCGCCAAGACCGGCGACACGCTGTGCGACGAAGCCCACCCCATCCTCCTCGAATCCATCGATTTCCCCGAACCCGTCATTGCCATCGCCATCGAGCCCAAGTCCCGCGACGACCAGGAGCGGCTTGCCACCTCCCTGCAGAAGCTCGCCAAGGAGGACCCTTCCTTCCGGGTGAACGTCGACCAGGAGACCGGGCAGACCCTGATTTCGGGGATGGGCGAGTTGCATCTCGAGGTGATCGTCGACCGGTTGCTGCGGGAGTTCAAGGTGGGCGCCAACGTGGGCAAGCCCCAGGTGGCCTACAAGGAGACGATCCGGCGCGCGGTGGACCAGGAGGGACGGTTCGTGCGGCAGTCGGGCGGCCGCGGGCAGTTCGGCCACGTGTACCTGCGCCTGGAGCCTCAACCCACGGGCACCGGATTCGAGTTCGTCAGCGCCATCAAGGGCGGCACCATTCCTCAGGAGTACATCCCCGCGGTCAAGAACGGCGTCGTCCAGGCCATGAGCAACGGCGGCTTGGTGGGATATCCGGTGGTGGACGTCAAGGTGACGCTGCTCGACGGCAGCTACCATGATGTGGACTCCTCGGAAATGGCGTTCACCATCGCCGGCTCCATGGCGTTCAAGGAGGGGCTGGGCAAGGCCTCGCCGGTGCTGCTGGAGCCGGTGATGGACGTGGAAGTGGTGGTGCCGGAGGAGTTCATGGGCGATGTGATCGGCGATATCAGCTCGCGCCGGGGAAAAGTCCAGGGAATGACTTCCAAGGGCAACTCCCAGGTCATCGAGGCGCGCGTGCCGTTGTCGCGGATGTTTGGCTACGCGACCGATTTGCGGTCGCGGACCCAGGGCCGGGCGACGTACACGATGCAGTTTTCGCGCTACGAGGAAGTGCCGGAAGGCGTGATTGACGATCGGGCCGTCCGGGAGGCGCGCGCCTGACGCGCGGCCATGCGACGTGACGCGACAGGGGTGAGGGCGTGAACGAAAAAATCCGTATTCGACTCAAGGCCTACGACTACCGGGTCCTGGACCAGTCCGTGGGCGAGATCGTCGAGACCGTCAAGCGAACGGGCGGCCGGGTCGCCGGTCCCATCCCGCTGCCGACACGCATCGAAAGGTTCACGGTGAATCGATCTCCACACGTGGACAAGAAGTCGCGGGAGCAGTTCGAGATGCGCACGCACAAGCGGCTACTGGACATTCTCGAACCCACGCAGCAGACCATCGACGCCCTGGGCAAACTGGATCTAGCCGCCGGCGTCGACGTGGAGATCAAGCTTCAATAGGATCAGCAAAATGATGGGTCTCATTGGAACAAAGATCGGCATGAGTCAGGTCTTCGACGACACGGGCAACGTGATTCCCGTGACCGTCGTGGAGACGGGGCCGTGCGTGGTGGTGCAAAAGAAGGACGTCGGCAGGGACGGATACAACGCGCTGCAACTGGGCTTCGGCAAGCAGAAGAACCAGCGGGTGAACCGCCCTCTGCGCGGCCACATGGCCAAGGCGGAGAAGGGCTCCTTCCGTTTCCTGCGCGAGTTCCGTGTGGACGACGTCTCGGGCTACGACGTGGGCCAGGAGCTCACGGTGGCGGATCTCGCGGAACCCGGAGACCTGGTGGACGTCACCGGCACCTCCAAGGGGCGCGGCTTCACGGGAGTCATGAAGCGGTGGGATTTCCGCGGCGTCTCCCGCACCCACGGTTCGCACGAGTATTTTCGCCACGGCGGCTCCATCGGTGCCTGCGCCTATCCGGGCAAGGTGTTCAAGGGCAAGAGGATGGCCGGGCAGTGGGGCAACGAGAGAGTCTCGGTGCAGAACCTTCGGGTAGTGGGCGTGCGCCCGGAACGAAACCTTCTTCTGGTCAAGGGCGCCATACCGGGCGCCAACGGCGGGATGGTTCTCATCCGGCGCGCCGTCAAGGGATAGGGGCATGGAACTGCGTCGAGTCGAGCCCGAGCTTCCGGAATCCATCTTCGGCGTCCCGGTGCGTCCCCACCTGTTGCACCAGGCGGTGGTCATGCAGTTGAACAACCGGCGCGCGGGCACGGCTTCCACCAAGACCCGCGGCGAGGTGCAGGGCAGCGGCAGGAAGCCTTGGCGCCAGAAGGGCTCGGGAAGAGCCCGCGCGGGCAGCGTGCGTTCGCCCATCTGGGTCGGAGGCGGCACCGCGTTCGGTCCCGCCCCGCGCGACTACTCGTACCGCATCCCGAAGTCGGCGCGCCGTCAGGCGTTGCTCTCGGCCCTCAGCCTGAAGTCCCAGGAAGAAAAGGTCGTGGTGGTGGAGCCCGCCGACGTATCCGAGATCAAGACCCGGCTCATGGCCGAGGCCGTGGCCGCGTTGGGGGTTGAAAGCGCGCTGATCGTCATCGCGGAAAGGGACGATCGGATGGAGTTGTCGGCGCGAAACCTGCCGCACGTCAAGGTCTTGAGGGCAGAGGGACTGAACGTCTACGATCTGCTCCGCTTCGAGCATCTGGTGCTGACCCGGGACGCGCTGGGGAAGATCGAGGAGAGGTTCTCGCAATGAGAGGTGTTCGCGATGCGGTCCTCGGTCCGCTGATCTCCGAAAAGGGCTCGATGTTGGCCGAATCGACCAACCAGGTGATCTTCAAGGTCCGTCCGGATGCCAACAAGATCGAGATCCGGCAGCAGGTGGAGCGCCTGTTCAAGGTGACGGTGCTGGACGTGCGCACGGCGCGCTACTTGGGCAAGATGCGCCGCGTGGGCAGGAATACCGGACGGTTGCCGTTGTGGAAGAAGGCATATGTGACCCTCAAGGAGGGTGACCGCATCGATTTCTTCGGTGTCGGTTAAGGATGGGGTCGTAGTCCATGTCCATCAAGAACCATCGTCCGACTTCTCCCGGCCGCCGTTTTGCTTCAGGCTTCGGGTTCGACGACATCACCAAGGAGTCGCCGCACAAGCCGTTGTTGCGGCCCCTCAGGGGGCACGGCGGACGGAACAACACGGGCCGCATCACCAAGGATCATCGCGGAGGCGGGCACAAGCGGCGCTACCGCTTCATCGACTTCAAGCGCGACAAGATGGGTGTGCCGGGCCGGGTCGAGGCCATCGAGTACGACCCGAACCGTTCGGCCCGGGTGGCGCTCATCTGCTACCTCGACGGCGAGCGGCGCTATATTCTCGCGCCCGAGAAACTCAGGGTCGGCGGCCGGATCATCGCCGGGGACCAGGGCATCGACATTCAGCCGGGCAACTCCCTGCCGCTGAAGAACATCCCCACCGGCACGCTCGTGCACAACGTGGAGCTCAAGGCCGGCAAGGGCGGACAGATCGTCCGCAGCGCCGGAGGCTCCGCCCAGGTGATGGCCAAGGAGGGCTTCTACACGCTGCTCAAGCTGCCGTCCGGGGAGTTGCGCAACGTTCGCTCCGAGTGCCGCGCCACGGTGGGCGAGGTGGGCAACGCCGAGTTCGAGAACATCACGTTCGGGAAGGCGGGGCGCACGCGCTGGCTGGGGCGCCGCCCGGTGACCCGGGGCATCGCGAAGAACCCCGTGGACCATCCGCACGGCGGCGGCGAGGGCCGGTCCAAGGGCAACCACCCGCAGACTCCCTGGGGCAAGCCCACCAAGGGTTACCGGACCCGTGGCGTCAAGCCCTCCGACAAATACATCGTGAAGCGCAGAAAGGGACAGTAGGCATGGCGCGTTCGATCAAGAAAGGTCCTTTCGTGGACGACCACCTGATGCGCAAGATCGAGGAGATGAACCGCGCCCAGGCGCGCCGGGTCGTCAAGACTTGGTCGCGGCGCTCGACCATCACCCCGGACATGATCGGACACACGATCGCGGTCCACAACGGGCGCAAGTTTCTCCCGGTGTTCGTGACCGAGGACATGGTCGGCCACAAGCTCGGAGAGTTCTCGCCCACGCGCACGTTCTACAGTCACGCGGGCGATCGCCGGGGCGACGCCAGGGGCGTGAGGAGATAGGCGATGGAGGCGCATGCTGTCACGAAGTTTGCCCGGGTCTCGCCCCGCAAGATGCGGCTGGTGGTGGACCAGGTTCGGGGGCGGTCCGTGGAGGACGCGCTGACGATCCTCAAGTTCGTGCCCAAGGGCTGCGCCGGCATCGTCGCCAAGACGCTGCGTTCCGCGGTGGCCAACGCCGAGAACACGCAGAGCGTCGACGTGGACCTCTTGTACGTCAAGAGCGCGCAGGTCGGTCAGGCAGGGATGTGGAAACGCTTCATGCCGCGCGGAATGGGCCGCGCCAACCGGATCCGCAAGCGTTTGAGCCATTTGACCGTCGTGGTGGATGAAAGGGACTGAGGATGGGACAGAAAACGCACCCCAAGATCTTCCGCATGCGCGTGATCGAGACGTGGGACTCGAAGTGGTACGCGGGGCACGACTACCCCGAACTGCTGCACGAGGACCTCAAGATCAAGAAGTTCCTCAAGGAACGGCTGCACCACGCGGGGATCTCGAAGATCGAGATCGAGCGCGCCACCAACAAGGCCAAGATCAACATCCACACCGCGCGCCCGGGCATCGTCATCGGCAAGAAGGGCGCGGAGATCGAGAAGCTCAAGGAAGAATTGGCGAAGCTGTCGCCGCGGGAAGCGTTCATCAACATCCACGAGGTGCGCAGGCCCGATCTCGATGCGCAGTTGGTGGCGGAGAACGTCGCGCTGCAACTGGAGCGCCGCGTGGCTTTCAGGCGCGCCATGAAGGAGAGTGTTTCGCGCGCCTTGCGCATGGGCGCGCAAGGGATCCGCATCCAGTGCGGCGGCCGTCTGGGCGGCCAGGAGATCGCGCGCACGGAGTGGTACCGGGAAGGGCGCGTGCCGCTGCATACCCTGCGCGCCGACGTGAGCTACGGCTTGGCCGAGGCGAAGACGACCTACGGAGTCATCGGCGTCAAGGCGTGGATCTTTCGGGGCGAAATTCTGACGAAGCAGGAAGAGCAGCAGAAGGCATCCCTGGGATTATAGGGGCGTGAACCATGCTTGAGCCGAAGAAGGTCAAATTCCGAAAGATACAGAAGGGGCGCAGGGGCGGCTCCGCCGGCCGCGGGTCGGAGTTGTCCTTCGGCGACTACGGCCTGAAGTGCGTCGACCGCGGTTACATCACGGCGCGCCAGATCGAGGCCGCGCGAGTCGCGTTGACTCGTCATCTGAAGCGGCACGGCAAGGTGTGGATCCGGGTGTTCCCGGACAAGCCCATCACCAAGAAGCCCGCCGAGGTACGCATGGGCAAGGGCAAGGGCCCGCTGCATGCGTGGGTGGCCGTGGTCAAGCCGGGAAAGCTGTTGTTCGAGATGGAAGGGGTCCAGCGGGAGGACGCCAGGGAAGCGTTCCGTCTGGCCTCGCGCAAGCTGGGTCTGGCCACCGTGTTCGTGGAGCGCTAGTGTCGTGTCTCACCGAGAGGACACCAGACGGCGGGAGAAGAGTTGATGCAGGCCAAGGAAATGCGGGACTTGGGTCTCGACGAGTTGCAGCAGAAGCGCACGGAGTTCAAGGACGAGATCTTCCACCTGACCCTGCGGCGTGCCACGGGGCAGTTGGAGAGCCCCATGAAGCTGCGCCAGTCGCGCCGCGATCTGGCACGCCTCGAGACGATCGTGGGAGAGCTCCGGCGCGCCGCGGAGCGGAAAGACGATCATGAGTGAGCGTGGTGTCACCAAACAGCGTGAGGGCGTCGTCAGAACGGACCGCATGGCCAAGACCGTGGTGGTCGAGCTCGAGCGGATCGTTCTGCATGCCCGTTACAAGAAATACCTCCGGCGCCGCACCCGGGTGAAGGTTCACGACGAGCGCGACGAGTGTCGGGTGGGGGACCGCGTCATGATCACCGAGTGCAGGCCCCTCAGCCGCGAGAAGCGCTGGCGCGTGAGCCGCATCCTGAACCGCGCGGTGACGGGCACGGCGGCGGACTGACACAGGCTATC
The nucleotide sequence above comes from Deltaproteobacteria bacterium. Encoded proteins:
- the rpsJ gene encoding 30S ribosomal protein S10 encodes the protein MNEKIRIRLKAYDYRVLDQSVGEIVETVKRTGGRVAGPIPLPTRIERFTVNRSPHVDKKSREQFEMRTHKRLLDILEPTQQTIDALGKLDLAAGVDVEIKLQ
- the rplP gene encoding 50S ribosomal protein L16; this translates as MLEPKKVKFRKIQKGRRGGSAGRGSELSFGDYGLKCVDRGYITARQIEAARVALTRHLKRHGKVWIRVFPDKPITKKPAEVRMGKGKGPLHAWVAVVKPGKLLFEMEGVQREDAREAFRLASRKLGLATVFVER
- the rpsQ gene encoding 30S ribosomal protein S17, which produces MSERGVTKQREGVVRTDRMAKTVVVELERIVLHARYKKYLRRRTRVKVHDERDECRVGDRVMITECRPLSREKRWRVSRILNRAVTGTAAD
- the rplW gene encoding 50S ribosomal protein L23; this encodes MRGVRDAVLGPLISEKGSMLAESTNQVIFKVRPDANKIEIRQQVERLFKVTVLDVRTARYLGKMRRVGRNTGRLPLWKKAYVTLKEGDRIDFFGVG
- the rpsL gene encoding 30S ribosomal protein S12; amino-acid sequence: MPTINQLVRKGRELQRKKNTAPALQGCPQKRGVCTRVYTSTPKKPNSALRKVARVRLTNGSEVTSYIPGMGHNLQEHSVVLIRGGRVKDLPGVRYHIIRGALDSIGVQERRQGRSKYGAKRPK
- the rpsS gene encoding 30S ribosomal protein S19, producing the protein MARSIKKGPFVDDHLMRKIEEMNRAQARRVVKTWSRRSTITPDMIGHTIAVHNGRKFLPVFVTEDMVGHKLGEFSPTRTFYSHAGDRRGDARGVRR
- the fusA gene encoding elongation factor G, with product MSRQIPLDRTRNIGIMAHIDAGKTTTTERVLFYTGINYKLGEVHDGTATMDWMVQEQERGITITSAATTCHWHDHRINIIDTPGHVDFTIEVERSLRVLDGAIAVFCSVGGVEPQTETVWRQADKYGVPRIAYINKMDRVGADFFRVVKMIEDRLGARPLITQLPVGAEDHFQGVVDLVRMKALLWDNENLGASYREAPIPEELRAQADDYRDLLLETLSDCDDEIMTAYLQGEEISEERLVRAIRGAGLKLDLVPVLCGAAFRNKGVQPLLDAVVDYLPSPLDVPPIRGTVPDRGDDAVRETSDDAPFAALAFKIMADPFVGTLTFFRVYSGSRSSGSFVYNASTGQRERVGRILKMHANKREEIDEVCAGDIAAAVGLRSAKTGDTLCDEAHPILLESIDFPEPVIAIAIEPKSRDDQERLATSLQKLAKEDPSFRVNVDQETGQTLISGMGELHLEVIVDRLLREFKVGANVGKPQVAYKETIRRAVDQEGRFVRQSGGRGQFGHVYLRLEPQPTGTGFEFVSAIKGGTIPQEYIPAVKNGVVQAMSNGGLVGYPVVDVKVTLLDGSYHDVDSSEMAFTIAGSMAFKEGLGKASPVLLEPVMDVEVVVPEEFMGDVIGDISSRRGKVQGMTSKGNSQVIEARVPLSRMFGYATDLRSRTQGRATYTMQFSRYEEVPEGVIDDRAVREARA
- the rpoC gene encoding DNA-directed RNA polymerase subunit beta' → MEEVYSLFEKPKNPLSFQGIKIALASPDKIRSWSHGEVRKSETINYRTFKPERDGLFCAKIFGPTKDYECNCGKYKRMRHRGVVCEKCGVEVIQSKVRRERMGHIELATPVAHIWFLKSLPSRIGALLDLTLKDLEKVLYFESYIVMDPGSTKLQYKELLTEARYRRAVEEYGSDFTAHMGAEAIRELLGHIEVDKLSEELRTELRDANSEVKRKKLAKRLKVLNAFRSSKNRPEWMILEVIPIIPPDLRPLVPLDGGRFATSDLNDLYRRVINRNNRLKRLMELNAPDIIIRNEKRMLQEAADALFDNGRRGRAITGPNRRPLKSLSDMLKGKTGRFRQNLLGKRVDYSGRSVIVVGPELRLHQCGLPKKMALELFKPFIYNKLEERGYVTTIKSAKKAVEKERPEVWDILDDVIKEHPVLLNRAPTLHRLGIQAFEPVLIEGKAVQLHPLVCAAYNADFDGDQMAVHVPLSVEAQVEARALMMSTNNILSPANGKPIIVPSQDIVLGLYYLTRERPNVKGVGSVLASPAEVRIAYDQGEVHLQARVRVRIEGQMHDSTVGRVLLYEIVPPQISFGEVNHVMKKKELGNLIDLSYRLAGNKATVIFADRLKDMGYGYATKAGASIALKDMVIPASKERLLKQAYGSVQEIDEQYNNGLITDGERYNKVVDIWAEVTDRISDEMLRDLGTETVTDEDGRTMRVPNFNPIFMMADSGARGSAQQIRQLAGMRGLMAKPSGEIIETPITANFREGLTVLQYFISTHGARKGLADTALKTANSGYLTRRLVDVAQDAIITSDDCGTLDGIEMAPLMEGGEVIEPLGDRVLGRVALEEIKDPFSGEVIVKANQEIDEALVQRIEDAGLERIWIRSVLTCQSKKGVCVMCYGRDLARGEMVNAGEAIGVIAAQSIGEPGTQLTMRTFHIGGTASRRAEQTTLEPRTDGYVKLINVSTVTDRDGELVVMNRNGEIAIVDYPEGGSDKSRERERERYPLVYGARLKKPDGFAVKAGELLAEWDPYTIPIITELSGSVKFGDILEATTMEEKVDERTGLSTKVIVDFKDIDKRPRISIKDDGGKTARLSNNAEARYMLPVGAHINVVEHQEVTAGDVLAKIPRETTKTKDITGGLPRVAELFEARKPKEFAVISEIDGVVSFGRDTKGKRKVVVTPDIGEPRDYLISKGKHISVHEGDRVRAGEALMQGSSNPHDILGILGEKALAKYLVDEIQEIYRLQGVRINDKHIEVIVKQMLRRVRIKESGDSEFLAGDQVEKWRFEEENQRVLAESGKPAVAEPLLLGITKASLSTDSFISAASFQETTKVLTEAAINGRLDPLSGLKENVIMGKLIPAGTGLAEYNALRVESDEELEEIDVSEVEVA
- the rpsC gene encoding 30S ribosomal protein S3, with amino-acid sequence MGQKTHPKIFRMRVIETWDSKWYAGHDYPELLHEDLKIKKFLKERLHHAGISKIEIERATNKAKINIHTARPGIVIGKKGAEIEKLKEELAKLSPREAFINIHEVRRPDLDAQLVAENVALQLERRVAFRRAMKESVSRALRMGAQGIRIQCGGRLGGQEIARTEWYREGRVPLHTLRADVSYGLAEAKTTYGVIGVKAWIFRGEILTKQEEQQKASLGL
- the rplC gene encoding 50S ribosomal protein L3 encodes the protein MSKMMGLIGTKIGMSQVFDDTGNVIPVTVVETGPCVVVQKKDVGRDGYNALQLGFGKQKNQRVNRPLRGHMAKAEKGSFRFLREFRVDDVSGYDVGQELTVADLAEPGDLVDVTGTSKGRGFTGVMKRWDFRGVSRTHGSHEYFRHGGSIGACAYPGKVFKGKRMAGQWGNERVSVQNLRVVGVRPERNLLLVKGAIPGANGGMVLIRRAVKG
- the rplD gene encoding 50S ribosomal protein L4 is translated as MELRRVEPELPESIFGVPVRPHLLHQAVVMQLNNRRAGTASTKTRGEVQGSGRKPWRQKGSGRARAGSVRSPIWVGGGTAFGPAPRDYSYRIPKSARRQALLSALSLKSQEEKVVVVEPADVSEIKTRLMAEAVAALGVESALIVIAERDDRMELSARNLPHVKVLRAEGLNVYDLLRFEHLVLTRDALGKIEERFSQ
- the rplB gene encoding 50S ribosomal protein L2, with the translated sequence MSIKNHRPTSPGRRFASGFGFDDITKESPHKPLLRPLRGHGGRNNTGRITKDHRGGGHKRRYRFIDFKRDKMGVPGRVEAIEYDPNRSARVALICYLDGERRYILAPEKLRVGGRIIAGDQGIDIQPGNSLPLKNIPTGTLVHNVELKAGKGGQIVRSAGGSAQVMAKEGFYTLLKLPSGELRNVRSECRATVGEVGNAEFENITFGKAGRTRWLGRRPVTRGIAKNPVDHPHGGGEGRSKGNHPQTPWGKPTKGYRTRGVKPSDKYIVKRRKGQ
- the rpsG gene encoding 30S ribosomal protein S7; translation: MPRKGEIKRRELLPDPKFGDKLVTKFINNMMNRGKKSTAEGILYRSLDIIADKAKTEPLGVFKRAVDNTKPMVEVRSRRVGGATYQVPVEVRPDRRLSLSLRWLISAARSRSEKSMDEKLAAELMDAANQRGNAVKKKEDTHRMAEANRAFAHYRW
- the rplV gene encoding 50S ribosomal protein L22; translated protein: MEAHAVTKFARVSPRKMRLVVDQVRGRSVEDALTILKFVPKGCAGIVAKTLRSAVANAENTQSVDVDLLYVKSAQVGQAGMWKRFMPRGMGRANRIRKRLSHLTVVVDERD
- the rpmC gene encoding 50S ribosomal protein L29, which codes for MQAKEMRDLGLDELQQKRTEFKDEIFHLTLRRATGQLESPMKLRQSRRDLARLETIVGELRRAAERKDDHE